The Punica granatum isolate Tunisia-2019 chromosome 4, ASM765513v2, whole genome shotgun sequence sequence TATGTAGCTTAGTAAGTATGATGATATTGTGGCTCAATTTTACGATATTAGATAACTAAATAGCAAATAGTTTTTAAAGGAGTAGAGATAAAGATCGAAAAATCAATATAATATGGATAAAAAAGTATTCATTGCTCTCTTTTATGAATAAGGTTATCTCATAGAGGTATATTTGGGTAGAAGGGGAAAATTAGACATCCTAAAAAACTTGAAAACCATGCTtgtaagcaaaaaaaatatatacacacaaatgtatatatatatatatataaacatgctTAAAATAGAcaagttaaattaaaattataaattaattgatagaaATGAGTTACCATATGAAAATacattgtatatattttgCCAATAAATAGGAACACTTGGGCCAATATATTTTTAGAGATGATATGAATGTTGGAAAATTTCTGTGTAAGCTTTTGAGATTGGATTGGTCTCCCGTGGGGTATTCAGTTTGCTAATCCGATCTCAATTAGCGGGGTTCCTAGTCTTCTGTATGTTTTAGGGATTGGTTGATTCATTTGATTTTATGCAATTGAAATGGGGATGGAAACGTACGAAGATATCAGagtttgtttaattttttatttattttttattttcttttttaataaattaaattgatatttatttgattgaatCTATAGATTTCATCCGATTTAATATCGAACCACATTTGAGCTGTCCACGGGTGCGACAGAACGTCATTAAGAACATGCATAGTCGAAAATATTGAAAGTTAAAGATTAAGGGGTGGATCTTTAGTTAAAAAGATTTTGAATACGTGTATGGTCCATATCAATTCTAATGGGATCTAACggctgaaaaataaaacagcCACAATGTTTATGTTTGCAATTAACCCTGGTAGAATCTTCCAAAAAGAAGAGGGCAAGAAAAGAGGAAAGCTGCTTTCAgtaaaagagaaggaaaaaaagatcgactaaaagaacaaaattactttaatgaAGCATTATAGAGGATGATAAATTTGGATATAGTCAATAGGAAGGGGAAATTTAATTCAACTCAATCAAATGAGATAGCTAATTGGGGGAACAATTAGGAATAATAGGAAAACGGTCAATATTGGGAAGAATTCCTAGAGAGGAAAATTGATTGTCATAGTTTGTCAACTAAAGCAAATAATGGAAAATAATCCTAATTAGGAATGGTCATGcgctttaattaatttattacagACAAAAACAATAGTAATATATACTTAAAACAATAATTATCAAAAGATGATATAGCATAGTGGCGCATGCCCTAGTCTATTGACCTAAAGGTCGCATATTGAATATTAGTGGGACTAAGACCTcatttgtaatcgaaaaaaatgatatattccTTAATTATGGGGTCTAATATTCAGGGGCCTATGCACGATGGCCTTACTTTCCTTACAGTAATAATTTCCGTTAGCAAAATTTTTAGGCGGCCTTTGAAATTTaggtttgattttaacttgACTTTGATTGTGATTTTACGGAATATTTGGTCAAACTTGCGGGCCCACATTCATTTGAGAATATTGTAATTATGGAGTTGTATTAAAATGGAGTGGTGTAAATATTTATTGGTGTGACCCATTATTTTGACTTTGATGagtgtaatttattttgttatgggtagagttaaaatcaaaattacgattctaaaatcaaacccaAAATTTCAAACGGGGTAAAAGATGGTTCCGTACGATTCCTTCCGTAATCATGACTCGAAACTCCATAGCCACTGACCAGTGCCAGGGACCTTATTCACAACAGACTTCCCTACTGAGAATTGAAAGGAGCCTAAATATAACTAGTTTTCTAACTATTAAATATCATTTCATCCTTTAAATCACAACCTAACTGTTCACCAAAAAGTAAGAAACACTATTTAACAGCTAACTTAAACGAGTCAATAACAAATTTACTCGACCGACATCTTGAAAAATGGTATGTCACCTAAAAAGAAAGTCACGTTGCTATGTTCCAAGTCATCCTAGTACCCAACCATATGTTCAAAATTCAGGAATCAGAAGAGGTAGCAAACAAAATTCAGGTAATACATGCTAGAAGCCACTTAATCAACCTATAGCTATATGCCTGAGTTTCTATCTTTTCCTGGGTACTATCATTATTCGACAATTCTGGCCGCCAGGAAGCATCATCAGCTCCTTTGAGATAGAATCTTTGTCCATCTTATGCCCCGGGACATGTAAGACCATTTCTTCCAAAACAGTTACAGCCATGAGCAAAGACTTGACTGCCGAAAACTCGTCGGGGGTTGCACAAAAGTGGCCAACAACTATCTTCTTGAGTTGCTTACGGAAACACACAGGCACTTCTCTCATCCCTTCCATAAATGAGTAGAATCCCCGAATACACAATGGTGTTTCGACTGCCAGGCTGACAACAATTACAAGTTTTGATAGTGATGTCACAAACTTCCGAGAAAAACGTCACCTATTTCTAAGATTGGGAGATCTTTTGAGAAGCAACAAAAATCCGCGACGTTCCAAAGTGAGGTAGTCCATTGTCACTTTCAGCTTGGTCATCATGCTGAACACGGGAAGTGCATCAAAGAGCTCAATCGTCCACCCAAGATCCTAATGAAAAGCCAAATAATGTAAGTTTTGCTTAAATGCTGACCTCGAAGCTCTTCAATCGCCAGGACAATATCAACAGAAGGTATAGGTGCTTGGAAATAGGCACACCAGCAGAAAGGCCTCAGAAACAGTTAGGCACTTCACACTAGAAAGACCACTGAGAAGCTCATATAAATTGTCAACAACTAGATCAGGTTCTACTTCCAtaagatgaaaataaaaagtaggAATCGCGACCTCAACAAGCTGCATGGTGGAGAGAATGCAATATCGATTGACCAGGTCACCCCGACAAAATAAGGACTCGAGACAAGCCCAATGTATTTCCACTTGGCGGTCATATGAGACAAATTCCTTCAAGAAATCTAATCATAAATTGACAACTTCATGAGCTTAGGAGCAGAGAGGGTCACGGATTTCAGTTTCATCCAATTGCATTGCTTAATGACACCTTCTCCAACAATAGGGAAGAGAGTAAATTCTGGATTGAACTATCATCCACAAATATGATTCTCGTGAGACTTATGACCTTGATACTTCAAAGACAAGCTGAAGAACAACACATAAGAATGCAGGACGAATTCAACTCAAACTTGTTCAGTGTCCCAGATCCAAATATGCGGCAAGGCAACGTGATTGGCTCATCATCTTCTAGGTCTAGAGAGATCTCCGCCAGTTTGCTCCTCACCGCAGGGGTAATCCACGCACTGATGCGGGATGCATCATGGAGCACCTCACATGAGAGTGAGAAAGATTTTATGGATGACCTATCCCAGAAAGTAAAAGCTCTCTCCACGAACTTCGTGCATAGTGTCCTTTCAGGGAAATCACTTTCATGAAATTCAAGATTAGGAACAGAAGACCATAAGAATGGCCACCTCTTCAACAATATGCTTGTTCTCACGACATCTTTCAGGGGATGAAGGATAAGATGTGGTAAAGAACATCATCAGGTAGATCACAGAGCCGACTAGAATGAATGACGACATGCTCGCTATCATACAACTTTCAGCATTTACCTTGAGTCATGGCAGAACATGTATCCATGGGAAAAACCAATTACCATCTATGACCTTTCGCTGCCAATCAAGGGGACAAAAGAATGTTTCAACAAATATCTGCAAGACAGTAAAAATCATTGgtagagaaaagaaaaaggaaaaaaaaatatatggcaGCATTATAACATTCAAGCGATCATCAAATACAATGCCCTATCGAAAATATTTTCAGTCAGGTAGTTCAACAAACACCGGCAGCTACGATCAGACAGGTTCACACCACTAAGGAACTTCATTATATTACAACCCACAGTACACCAAAGGGAACATTGTTATTGCAGATAATGAATGGAAATGAATAGTCACCTGCTTCTGATCTCTCTATACTAAATGGTAGGCAATGAACGTTGTTGTGGCGgataatattaattgataATCTATGAAGGAAATGAGAAGGAAGTtggagagaaaagaaaactgaaGCTAAGCTTGAGACTTGCTGCGTGGGGAGACATAGAGATAGAgcgagagagatagagagggggagagggagagagaaggaagtaatttattcattttgtaCAAATGTTTTATCGATGTAACACCTTggtacaaaattaaaaaattgtaacAATCAACTGcaaatcattttaattttgtgaTAATCTTGTATAATCCGCCAATTTTAACACTCCGACGTTAAACTCTATTGACGTGGCTGCGTACATGTCCAAGTTACAATGATGCAGACTCAGATGGCTCTTTTCTATTGATGATGATGCTGCTATGGGCGGGAAATAGAGAAACAGAGAGATTATTGCTTCCTTTCACACTTGGAGAGAAATCTAAGATTCATTTGGGGCAAGATCTGATCGAGAACTCAGGAAGCAAGAACTCACTCTGAGTATCTTCGATTGAGGATCAATCAAGTGAAAGAGAGTCGACTGCGCCAATGATGGCTGGACATAAGGCTCCTGCGAGTTGGTTCAGTGGAGAATATGACTTTTCTCCCGTGGATAGTAACTTATCACATCTCATGAACTTCTGAAGTTATGTAGGGTTCGTTTGGTTTTCTTTTATCCATTTGGATGCTTATGAAATATTAGGGTTGCATTTTTGAATGCACACTCTGCTTAGATGCACTTAGGAATGCCTTATGGGAGTTTATTTCAATCTCTTTCACCATTTGATGGGGTTGATGATATTGAAGCAAATTCGGTTCAGTCGAATCCAATTCTTGAAATACCACATCGTTGTTCATATGCTTTGAGAAATATACTGAAGCTGAGAATGCATTCTTACCTCTTATTAGGCATTTGATTGGAGATGGGGAGAGAACTTGGCTTTGGTGTGACAATTGCCATCCTCTGAGTCCTCTCTATTCAGCTTTGCGAGGGAGGGGAATTTGGTGTTATCGTTTAAATTCTCACTCTAGAGTTGCTAAAGTCATTGATGGTAATTGTTGGAGTTGGAAGATCTCGAGGATTCCTGAAATGGAGACCATAATAGAAGGTTGCAAGTCTATTGTTCCTTGTGAAGGAAAGGAGGATGTAATTACATGGATTGCTCACCCTAAAGGGCAGTTCATTGTTTTAAGTGCCTGGAATGTATTTAGAAGGAAAGCTGCTGTGAATACTTGGCATAGACTCATTTGCTCTTCTCCATCTATATCTCGGCATTGCTTCATTTCTTGGCTTGCTGCTGGTAATAAGCTTAAAACTCTAGACACGGTTGCTGAATGGAAAGGAGGAGTGGACATCACGTGTGTTTACTGTCATGGTGCTGTTGATAGTAGAGATCATCTCTACTTTGATTGTGCTTTCTCCACCAGTATTTGGAAGACTGTTTTGCATAAGCTTGGTGAAAGGAGAATTCCTCGAGTTTGGAGTTTTGAGTTGCAGCGGGCTTCTATCAAATATAAAGGGAAGTCTCTGAGGGCTGCTATTGCTAGATCGGCATGGCATGCCTGTAAATATCATATTTGGAAAGCGAGGAATGGAAATATTTTTGAAGGGATTGCTCTCTCGGAAAGCAAGGTGGTGGAGTGCATCAAGCAAGATGTGGAGTGCAGGTTAATGGGAACTAAGGGTCTGCATCAAAAAGTTCGAAATGGTTGTTAGATGATTGGGGACTCGCTTAACTGTCTTCAGCTGCTTCTGATGTCTGTCTGTAATTGTCTTTGTACCTATCAGCTTTTTGGGTCCGTTTGACTGCACCTTTTTAGGGCCTGCGAGCCTGATTTGATTAGGCTATgagcctttcctttttttttcttttttttttttgagttgaGGCATGTTTGTACCTTTCTGTTGTGTTTGGCAGTATCAATAAAGAGCATGCGCTGATCgatcgaaaaaaaagaagctgaAACTGATGACAATTTTTTTATGGTTGCCTTTTGGTTGAAAGAAGCATGTTGCTGGCGGAGGATGATTGCTGGGAAGATGGGATTGTGTAACGTAATTTCATGTATGTGACTGCTTTCTTAAATCCATATATTAATTCCTTGGAATCTTTTGCGACTGGAACCATAGACAGGTCACTTAATCAATATATGTAAAGTTGGTCACATAGTACAAAACCAATTCGCTCCATTTAATTTGGACGTGAAGGTGAGTTgtccaaattctttttttgacCGTTGCTTTGCACATTTGATCAAAATGCATGTCAAACATGTATAGTTCCTTCATCAAAGCATATACTACGACAAACGTAAAAGAGAGAACAAAGACGTCTGCTGAAGCATGAGATTTGTGTTAATCTATCAAGTACACTATTAGCATAGCGGTAAAACACCAATCCCTACCAACAGCAACAAAAGAAGGATGTTCATTCAGAGTCTCAGACACTGCTATAAAGATCAATActaaccatatatatatatatatatatatatataccttttATATTAGCCACATAAACAGAATTCATGAATTGTAGGGTTCACTACCCGCGCGATGCCACGGGTTGGGTTTGTAATATTAGTTGTGTAAAAAAGAATGTAAGgtaaaacaaataataaaattttatatctaAAAGTTATGAACTCTCtttgataataaattatccgattttttcaaaaaattatactaattaatatttatacaGTACAAAACTAACATATCTCTatgaaatttttaatcaaaaaaaCCAACCCACCCATCCATTTACACCCATACTGATAATCTtgatttaaattattaataattctaATTAGAAAATCATGATCATAATACAATGGATCTTAAATGACTCGGTCATTTAAGTGGATGAACTTTACTTGCATTAGGTGTTTGATATTTAGTAAAAGCATCTCGTTGTAACAACCAAGTCAATACCTAAGTGAAATTAGTCTCAGCCAATATGCTAGCATAACCTTGCATTTCACCGAAAGATACGGATATTTCTAatatcacaaataaaaagagattatttaaattggtgataatagattatttttttgctaacATGGATCAATTTTAGGAGACTCAGCGCTTGtgatataaaaaaatccaCAAAGAATTTTATTCTTTAGTAGGTTGGCATTGCTCAAACATAGCGAACTTGTTAGACTTTCACATACCACGGCGTACACTGGAGAAAAGAAGAatttataaattgaaattatataaaaaatatacaaaaactaaaattaaggTAGGGTGGGTTCATGTTGGTGGGAAACCTCACTCCACAAACAAAACACGAAAGAttctgcacttgcaaactAAAATTTGGGAATTAAATAGCGTTcctaatttgtatatttagtACCTTTAACACGAAATTTCTCctgatttttctaaataaaagttgAATGAGAAGTATTTTTTCAGAAATAAGTAGTTCGACTATaacaaaattcttttaattgttTTCTAAGTAAAAGTTGGCAAAAAGTATTTTTCGGAAATAAGTGTCCCACTACAAGGACCGAATTTGGCACAATGGGTTAGTTGGATGATGTGGCACCTTATTTGAGTCAAATTTGAGAATAttggaaaaagggaaaattttaaaaaataaaaaacagatAGGCGAGTGGGGAAAATATCTCCACCCGAGTGCATATCTAGCTGTTAATACAAAATTTCTCatgatttttctaaataaaagttaGGGGCGAAGTATTTTTCAGAAATAAGTGGTTTGACTATTACAGAATCTTTTCCAATTAAAAGTCAGGGAGAAGtatgttttgaaaatatgtattCGAAATACAACAACTGGATTATTTGGCGTAACGGGTTGACCGTATTATGCGACACTTTATTTGAGTTGGATCTGAAAATATtggaaaaaagggaaatttttcaaagaaaagGTTTGAAAATGttgtaaaaaggaaaatttttaaaaagtaattaagAAATGATtatgaattaaaattaaaaaaaaaaacacacaagAGGCGAGTGGGCAAAATAATCCCACTCGCCCCCTGGTTCTTACGGACCAGGTTTTAccttattataaataaatagattccGCTCACTAGCCAACCAACGAAATTCGACAACATTCTGACCCTACAGGGAAGGGCACTTAAACGGTTCTCCAAAAATTCAGTGTCCAAATAGTCCTTAAAATAACAGGCTTCCATTTCTTCCAAAACTGTGGCTTTCTCGAGTAAAAAGCCCGACAATGAAAAGGTGGTCCTTGAGGTAACCATACTCCTCGTCGACTGAAACAGAAATCTGTTTGAGTTCTGGCTCGAAGCACGAAGGCACAGGGTCCTGAAGTCATGATGTATATCAGTTTATGAACATGAGGTTCTTTATATCAATTCAAGCAAGAATACAGGTAGATGTGATGCCTGCATAAATTCGAGATTTCTAAGACGAGGAGATCTTCCGAGTACCATCAATAAGACCCTGAAAGCCAAAAGATATTCTGTTGTCCCTTCCAATATCAACCAGGTCACATTACAGAATAGAGGAAGGGCGTCGAAGAGCTCATCCCGTGCCCGTGCCAGGTCCTAATGATggaacaaaaatgtaaaactcTTTCTGGACAGAAGCCGATCAGGATCTCCAGGCAGCCAACTCCAAATGGCAAGCACACGCATGCACCATGAATGAACACTGAAAAGCAGCAAGCTGAGAACATGGAAATGCGATACAAATGAAGATCTTAAAGGGCTTAATCAAGCAGTGAATGGCATTGATTGATTAATCCCTTGAATTTTGACATCTCTGTCCAATACCTGCCTGCTTACATGGGTATTCGACAAATATGGGTTAATTGCAAAAATTCCCCCAAACTAATAATGATGAAAACCATCCCCTCATGATCGACATGTTTTCTCACTTTCAGTTTTTCTAActtattattcttttatgtttttatcgtttcaatgttttcaaatttcGAAATTATTAAAGATGTTCATTAGAATACTCTGGAAATATTCTAACTTTGCTCGGTGGCCACTAAGGGCTCATGTTGGCCGCCACCACGCTTGACGAGGCTCACAACTCCTACCttcatctttatttttattataattatttatattatttgattttaaaaattaaaataattataaatattaaagataTAATCCATGAAATATTCTAACGATTTTAGTCAACATAGTCAAATTGGGACATAATGTCagtttttttccctaaaaatgggagtataatttatttataattattaaatgtGGTTGTTTTCCATGTGTGCACAAAAATATTCTATCAAAACAAAATCGATTTATTAcgcaatgaaaaataaataaataaaaccgaTTCGAAAGATCAGTTTCACAATAACCATATGTTTGTTGACTCTGGTCCTTTTTGGGAAAATAAGAGCATGGAGGAAACTTCTGGGgccaaaattaaattaacccTTTTAGTTTAGGTGCTGTgtgcataaatatatataaagaaaaatatatatcaccGTGCCCATTCGTTTCCTTTCTGCCGCTCTGTTCGTTCAGTCCCCCCTAACACGCACCGCAGCAGCGGAGATGGGGGCTCCCAGCCTAGCTTCCCTGCTCGGCAACGGCCTAGTGAGCTGCCGGAGCTACGTTCCTCCGCCGATGTCCCTTCTCCGAACTTTAGCGGCGACCCAGCTTGTCCTCAAGAAGCCTCGGAGTCCCTGCTTTTCCCGGCGTCTATGGAGCTCGAGGACCGGAGCTGTAACATGTGAAACCGCTAAGTCAGATGTTATCTACACTTCACCGCCTCCTCCTGTTAATGGGTACTAAGTCTTCCTCCTTACACTCTCATGATTTACTCTCAGTCTTCGTTTTGTGTGATTGAATAGTGTTACAGCTTTTTTTGGTATGATAACCTCTTTGCCTGTCTTCTTCACCATAGACTAGAACTTTTACTCCGCACCGTGttattctgcaattacttggGTACCCTTTGTATGTCTGCTGAGGAATCGAAGCAAAAGTCTTGACATTGTGAAGGATTGAACAGTCCATTTTTATCTGGTCTTGTTTCCCGGGTCATGGGGTGTTAAGGGCACACTCATGTTTTATGTATTGTGGTTGGCTTAATCCATTGAACATACCCTTGGCAGTAGCAAACCGTAGCATGAGATTCGGTAGTGACCGAGTATGTTACATTGTCGGGGCACATTGCTGGTGTTACGTATTCAGCCAGAACTAGAAGTGAAAAGATAATTTCCTTTCATGGAAAAGACTTTTATTCGCATTGTATTTCCAGGACAGATGAGGAAGAGGTTGCTGATTGGAACACACTGATATGGTGTGATGGAATATTTGAGGTGATTAATAGTTATACGATGATACCTAATCGTCCCAATAAGTTGgtcaagaaaaggaaaattgcTTTATGTAACTAGTCATGCGTTCGTAGTTCTCTTTACAAACAAATCTCCTAACAGCATGTTTGGGATCCTCTTAAATGGAAGAATTCAATTGATCACAGAGAGAGTGTATGTGAATAAATTAGTAATTAAGTGTTGTAGATTATAAGTTGGAAATTTGTTTATTATACTCAATAGATGTCCATGTAGTTACTGTCTTTATCAAGCCATTTGTTGTTGTGTTCTGCTTTTTAACCTAATTATGTCTGCGGTGATTTTTCTTCACTCACTCCAATGGCTTCATTTCAGCTGAACGCTTGAAGTAGTGAATTTTGTCTGGACCCTTGTTTATATGCTTGGAAAGGGTTCAAGACAATCGAGTTGTAATTGCTCATCAATCACTTCCAAAGttgatatatattcaatttttcaatgtaAACTAACTTTTCTTTGTCCCCTTGCTTTTTCCCTTTCAGATACCCAGAATATAACCGGCTACTGCCATGTCCCTTACACAACACACCGCCCAGAGTTGAACATTTGGTTGTTTCAGAAGGAGGACCTGCCTTAGATTACATCTCTAAAGCTCTGAATCTTCCTCCACTGTGAGTAATTTTGTCTTGCATTCCCTTCCGTAACTATGGGATTCTATTGCTTTGTCCAAAAGTGTCTTGCTTTTCATCTTTCTATTTGacaacataaatatttttttagctATGCAGCGAACCTGCTGGGGGATATTTCATGAAAGATATTTGCACAAAAACTTCTTTTTATTGGAAACATTATCTAGATGCTAATAGATATTCCAAAAGCAAATGGAGCCTAAGAGACCGCATATCATGTACTTTAGATTATTCCAGCGCAAAGCCCGATGAGAAAgataaacaaaaatttcattcTTTGAAGGTTTGTTGCAGATCTTATTCAGTTTGGAGCTGTGCATGCTGCACTTGTATGTCCACAGCCTCCACCAAGTGCTACACCTGAGCAGATGAGGATCTATAAAGAGGTCACAGATCCAGTGGTTTTAAAATCTAGGGCTTCCATTAAAGGTAAAACTGTACGAGAAGCCCAGAAGACATTTAGGATAACTGAACCAAACCAGTTTGTTGAAGCAGGATCATATTTGCGTATCCATGTACACCCCAAGCGCTTCCCCAGGTAACTTTGAATATCAAATTTGTACTCAAATGTTTTTCCCTAAATTTATTCTTCTGGTTGTACATCATGAATTGCAATTTGAAATTTGTACAAGATTAATCTCAAATGGTCTCCCTGCAGTGTAAATGCATT is a genomic window containing:
- the LOC116204272 gene encoding uncharacterized protein LOC116204272 encodes the protein METIIEGCKSIVPCEGKEDVITWIAHPKGQFIVLSAWNVFRRKAAVNTWHRLICSSPSISRHCFISWLAAGNKLKTLDTVAEWKGGVDITCVYCHGAVDSRDHLYFDCAFSTSIWKTVLHKLGERRIPRVWSFELQRASIKYKGKSLRAAIARSAWHACKYHIWKARNGNIFEGIALSESKVVECIKQDVECRLMGTKGLHQKVRNGC